One window from the genome of Flavobacterium agricola encodes:
- a CDS encoding glycosyltransferase family 2 protein has product MIFSLIVCTYKRRFAIENLLESVLKQTIYPDEIIIVDSSSDDDTKLYIEDKRFKNLKYFKVDDTNKGLTRQRNFGINQVDESSEIICFLDDDIILYPNYFNELLSTYKNYPEALGVGGYIVNEVKWTKVNSDYKAHLNQFWYDGYVRSEPSRFRIRKKIGLDSNFAPGMTPMFSHGRSLGFLPPSGEIYQVEQLMGGVSSFKKEVFKASSFSTYFIGYGLYEDADFSIRIAKQGKLYLNTNAQLEHHHDPSGRPNKYKYGKMVVRNGWYVWRVKNPNPLLKDRLKWNAITCLLLVIRATNICTAKKRKEAFTETLGRMVGYISLIFYKPK; this is encoded by the coding sequence ATGATATTTTCTTTAATTGTTTGTACATATAAAAGAAGGTTTGCAATTGAAAATTTGCTGGAATCAGTGCTAAAGCAAACGATTTATCCAGATGAAATAATTATTGTTGACAGCTCTTCTGACGATGATACTAAATTATACATAGAGGATAAAAGGTTTAAAAATCTTAAATATTTTAAAGTTGATGATACCAACAAAGGATTAACAAGACAACGTAATTTTGGTATCAATCAAGTTGATGAATCATCTGAAATTATTTGTTTTTTAGATGATGATATAATTTTATATCCAAATTATTTTAATGAGCTATTATCAACTTATAAAAATTACCCTGAAGCACTAGGGGTGGGCGGTTATATTGTAAATGAGGTAAAGTGGACAAAGGTTAATAGTGACTATAAAGCTCATTTAAACCAATTTTGGTATGATGGTTATGTAAGGTCTGAGCCTTCAAGATTTAGAATTAGAAAAAAAATCGGATTAGATTCTAATTTTGCTCCTGGGATGACACCAATGTTTTCTCACGGACGCAGTTTGGGGTTTCTCCCTCCATCTGGAGAAATTTATCAAGTTGAACAATTAATGGGTGGAGTATCTTCATTTAAAAAAGAAGTTTTTAAAGCAAGCTCTTTTTCTACATATTTTATCGGCTATGGCTTGTATGAAGATGCTGATTTTTCTATTCGGATTGCAAAACAGGGAAAACTATATTTAAACACAAACGCACAATTAGAACATCATCATGATCCTTCTGGAAGGCCTAATAAATATAAATACGGAAAAATGGTTGTGAGAAACGGTTGGTATGTTTGGCGAGTTAAAAACCCCAACCCTTTATTAAAAGATAGGTTAAAATGGAACGCAATTACCTGTTTATTACTAGTTATACGTGCAACTAATATTTGTACAGCTAAAAAAAGAAAAGAAGCTTTTACCGAAACACTTGGTCGCATGGTTGGATACATTAGTTTAATTTTTTACAAACCAAAATAG
- a CDS encoding glycosyltransferase family 2 protein — protein MIIVIHTNQVVVQVKSFKNIIDESAYLGKSLSKVWIQLCLIYKNEFLFWVSDEVREISNENEFTSILKNKFEIQSYGKTNPIDVAIGYIEQSPFLNINKKVKYPTWIMNDKIGGIHAEAFNLIYNKALHSSNFNELMCSIAKAGQPKGLLSYSNPNLLINKQIETKEEVTHPVNLFSFVKKHYKLQWVFILLFNILIYDKKFPILSFFKSLFVKKARQSKSLSTLYSQTKTISVTEQDTVDVLIPTIGRAQYLETVFTMLANQTHLPHKVIVVEQNAVAGAATELNFIYNKKWPFKVDHQLIYQLGACNARNLGLDKVESKYVFFADDDIEFANNFIETSLFVIKSNNFSAVNLACLQVGEKLENNNIMQWETFGSGCSIVETRCVIDLKYNILYEFGFGEDADFGMQLRNKGFDIIYLPNPLILHLKAPIGGFRTKHVQSWSKDLVLPKPSPTVMLFKQKYLTRNQLLGYKIVLFAKFYKRQSIKNPFAYIQFMNQRWAKSKYLANILNLKK, from the coding sequence ATGATCATAGTTATACATACTAACCAAGTGGTTGTTCAAGTTAAAAGTTTTAAAAATATTATAGATGAGTCAGCATATTTAGGAAAATCTTTAAGTAAAGTATGGATACAATTATGTTTGATTTATAAAAATGAGTTTTTATTTTGGGTGAGTGATGAGGTTCGTGAAATTTCTAATGAAAATGAATTTACATCTATTTTAAAAAATAAATTTGAAATACAATCTTACGGTAAAACAAACCCTATAGATGTTGCTATTGGTTATATAGAACAATCTCCATTTTTAAATATAAATAAAAAAGTAAAGTACCCTACATGGATTATGAATGATAAAATAGGGGGTATACATGCAGAAGCTTTTAATCTAATCTACAATAAAGCGCTTCATAGTTCTAACTTTAATGAATTAATGTGTTCTATAGCTAAAGCAGGACAGCCTAAAGGACTATTGTCGTACTCTAATCCTAATTTGTTAATTAATAAACAGATTGAAACAAAAGAAGAAGTTACTCATCCTGTAAATTTATTTTCTTTTGTAAAAAAACATTACAAATTACAATGGGTGTTTATATTATTGTTTAATATCCTGATTTATGATAAAAAGTTTCCTATACTTTCTTTTTTTAAATCATTGTTTGTAAAAAAAGCACGCCAATCAAAATCCCTTTCTACTTTATATAGTCAAACAAAAACAATTTCTGTTACAGAACAAGATACGGTTGATGTTCTTATTCCTACTATAGGTAGAGCTCAATATTTAGAAACAGTATTTACAATGTTAGCTAATCAAACACATCTTCCTCATAAAGTAATTGTTGTAGAACAGAATGCTGTAGCAGGGGCAGCTACGGAACTAAACTTTATTTACAATAAAAAATGGCCTTTTAAAGTTGATCATCAATTGATTTATCAATTGGGAGCATGCAATGCTCGTAATTTAGGCTTAGATAAAGTAGAATCTAAATATGTGTTTTTTGCAGATGATGATATAGAGTTTGCAAATAATTTTATTGAAACATCGCTTTTTGTAATTAAATCTAATAATTTTTCAGCTGTAAATTTAGCTTGCTTACAAGTTGGAGAAAAATTAGAGAACAATAATATCATGCAATGGGAAACCTTTGGTTCAGGATGTAGTATTGTTGAAACTAGATGTGTAATAGATTTAAAATACAATATTCTTTATGAATTTGGTTTTGGTGAAGATGCAGATTTTGGAATGCAGTTGCGTAACAAAGGCTTTGATATTATATATCTACCTAATCCACTAATATTACATTTAAAAGCGCCAATAGGTGGATTTAGGACAAAACATGTCCAATCATGGTCAAAAGATCTTGTTCTACCTAAGCCTTCTCCAACAGTCATGTTATTTAAACAAAAGTATTTAACGCGAAATCAACTTCTCGGATATAAAATCGTGTTGTTTGCTAAATTTTATAAACGTCAATCTATTAAAAACCCATTTGCTTACATTCAATTTATGAATCAAAGATGGGCTAAAAGTAAATATTTGGCTAACATTCTAAATTTAAAAAAATGA
- a CDS encoding glycosyltransferase family 4 protein, with protein sequence MKIAFLTPEYPHEITGSSGGIGTSIKNLAEALTKHGHQVRVLVYGQKQDAVFSEGNLYIQQIKNVKLKGLSWYLTRKKIEKIIDALYAKQEIELVEAPDWTGITSYIHPEKCPIIIKLHGSDTYFCDIENRPVKWINKHHEAKALRQANSIISVSNFTKSYTQSLFNLDYNIKVIQNGINLLNFQETPFINKPIILYFGTLIRKKGVLEIPEIFNQVLKKKPEAQLVLVGGDSVDILSGSQSTWKLMYDKLSPFAQKQVNYVGKLAHHEVVSIIRSVKVCIFPSFAEAFPVSWLEAMAMQKAIVASNIGWANELIISGENGFLVHPKNTIEFANKIVELLNNDQLAYKMGQNARNHIIDNFDINIIAQKNIKLYKTLII encoded by the coding sequence ATGAAAATAGCTTTTTTAACTCCAGAATATCCACACGAAATAACAGGCAGTTCAGGTGGTATAGGGACAAGTATTAAAAATTTAGCCGAAGCTCTAACAAAACATGGCCATCAAGTTAGAGTATTGGTTTATGGGCAAAAACAAGATGCTGTTTTTAGCGAGGGTAATCTTTATATACAACAAATAAAAAATGTTAAGTTAAAAGGTCTTTCATGGTACTTAACTCGTAAAAAAATCGAAAAAATTATTGACGCTTTGTATGCTAAGCAAGAAATTGAACTTGTTGAAGCTCCTGATTGGACCGGTATTACTTCATATATACATCCTGAAAAATGTCCTATAATTATAAAGTTACACGGTTCTGATACTTATTTTTGTGATATAGAAAACAGGCCTGTTAAATGGATAAATAAACATCACGAAGCAAAGGCATTGAGACAAGCTAATTCAATAATTTCTGTGAGTAATTTTACAAAAAGCTATACACAGTCTTTATTTAATTTAGATTACAATATTAAAGTTATTCAAAACGGAATAAATCTTTTAAACTTTCAAGAAACACCTTTCATTAATAAACCTATTATATTATATTTTGGTACCTTAATAAGAAAAAAAGGTGTATTAGAAATACCTGAAATATTTAATCAAGTTTTAAAAAAAAAACCAGAAGCCCAGTTAGTTCTTGTTGGTGGAGATTCGGTTGATATTTTATCTGGAAGTCAATCTACGTGGAAGCTGATGTATGATAAGTTGTCACCTTTTGCACAAAAGCAAGTAAATTATGTCGGGAAGCTAGCACATCATGAGGTTGTTTCTATTATTAGGTCAGTCAAAGTATGTATATTTCCTTCATTTGCAGAAGCTTTTCCTGTTTCTTGGTTAGAAGCTATGGCGATGCAAAAAGCAATAGTAGCCTCAAATATAGGTTGGGCTAATGAATTGATTATTAGTGGAGAAAATGGATTTTTGGTTCATCCTAAAAATACCATAGAATTTGCTAATAAAATAGTTGAATTACTCAATAATGATCAATTAGCTTATAAAATGGGACAAAATGCAAGAAATCATATCATCGACAATTTTGATATAAATATAATTGCTCAAAAAAACATTAAACTTTATAAAACCCTTATTATATGA
- a CDS encoding glycosyltransferase family protein: protein MKKIFILLPDGVGIKNFAFTNFKKIATSNKLEIVYWNNTVFDLEKLNAKQVTIFNGKLHPLTHIYKNVRKHLEISENTKRFNDLVYKNYLFPLNTDGLKNKIRSTLTRFLIKNNKSEKGLNNIINKTYELERNTAYYHTCVAQLKEHKPNLVLCTNQRTSLAIAPIEAAKSLGIKTACFIYSWDNLPKAMLLIETDYYFVWSEYMEKELLKYYPHIKKEQIYVTGTPQFENHFDAENLLSKEEFYQKYKLNKERQYFLYSGDDVTTSPNDPLYIEDIAKTIQNLNNKGYNFGIIFRRCPVDFSTRFDKVIEKYEEIIVPITPAWKQLGGMWNQVMPTIEDMQLQANCIHHTLGVLNLGSSMVFDAIAHNKTCAYMNYDAPDADLKKWNVEKIYNYVHFRSMPSNQAVFWVNKPADIEQTLLKMTKSDTVQHQEAKKWFSIINQYPANQASVRMIDAIKQILS, encoded by the coding sequence TTAGAAATTGTTTATTGGAATAATACTGTTTTTGATTTAGAAAAATTAAATGCAAAACAAGTTACTATTTTTAATGGTAAACTTCATCCTTTAACACATATTTATAAAAATGTACGTAAGCATCTAGAAATAAGTGAAAATACTAAACGTTTTAATGATTTAGTTTACAAAAATTATTTATTTCCATTAAATACTGACGGATTAAAAAACAAAATACGTTCAACCTTAACTAGGTTTTTAATTAAAAACAATAAGTCAGAAAAAGGATTAAATAATATTATAAATAAAACGTATGAATTAGAACGTAATACAGCTTACTATCATACATGTGTAGCTCAATTAAAAGAACATAAACCAAATTTAGTATTATGTACTAACCAGCGTACATCTTTGGCTATCGCTCCTATAGAAGCAGCAAAAAGTTTAGGTATAAAAACAGCTTGCTTTATTTATTCTTGGGATAACTTACCTAAAGCTATGCTATTAATAGAAACAGATTATTATTTTGTTTGGAGTGAGTATATGGAAAAGGAGTTACTAAAATATTATCCCCATATCAAAAAAGAACAAATATACGTTACTGGTACTCCTCAATTCGAAAATCATTTTGATGCAGAAAATTTATTGTCAAAAGAAGAGTTCTACCAAAAATATAAATTGAATAAAGAGAGACAATATTTTTTATATTCAGGAGATGACGTTACAACTTCTCCTAATGATCCTTTATATATAGAAGATATTGCAAAAACTATTCAAAATTTGAATAACAAAGGATACAATTTTGGAATTATATTTAGACGTTGTCCAGTTGATTTTTCAACTCGCTTTGACAAGGTTATTGAAAAATATGAGGAGATTATTGTTCCAATAACTCCTGCATGGAAACAATTAGGGGGGATGTGGAATCAAGTTATGCCAACGATTGAAGACATGCAATTACAAGCTAATTGCATACATCACACTCTTGGAGTTTTGAACCTTGGATCTTCTATGGTTTTTGATGCAATAGCCCATAATAAAACTTGTGCTTACATGAATTATGATGCACCGGATGCTGATTTAAAGAAATGGAATGTAGAAAAAATTTATAATTATGTTCATTTTAGATCTATGCCTTCTAATCAAGCGGTTTTCTGGGTTAATAAGCCAGCAGATATTGAACAAACTTTATTGAAAATGACTAAGAGCGATACAGTTCAGCATCAAGAAGCAAAAAAATGGTTTAGTATTATTAATCAATATCCAGCAAACCAGGCATCTGTTAGAATGATTGATGCAATTAAACAAATTCTTAGTTAG